DNA sequence from the Methylacidiphilum kamchatkense Kam1 genome:
CAAAAAGGCTTTTGGGTGTGTTCTTATCTCTGAGTCGTGTTAACCGATCAATAAGCAAAGAATGTTCTATTATCTGTAATGACATTTGATTTTAAAGCTGTACTTTCAAGTAATAAAAGCAATATTCTTTCCACCTTTACTAGATTCTAAGTAATATTTAAAAGCTATGAAAGAAAAACAACTCGATCTATCGAGAAGGCCTAGAAGATATAGGGCAAGCAGACAAATTCGAAGCTTACTTACAGAAACCCAGCTGACAATCAGTGATCTGATTTGCCCTTTGTTTATTCAGGAAAAAAAAGGCAAGGAAGAGATTGGCTCGATGCCTGGCATTTTCAGGTATTCTTTAGAAAACCTTTTAGAAGTCTGTTCGGAACTCCGAGAAAAGGGGATTAATGCTGTGGCCTTATTTCCATGTGTTCCAAAAGAAAAAAAGGATGATAGTGGCTCTCTTGCTCTGGATCCAGAAGGATTAATCCCAAAAGCAGTTTCAGCGATCAAAAAAAACATTCCTGAGCTTCTTGTTATCACAGACGTTGCATTAGATCCATACACGACCCATGGCCATGATGGATTATGGAATGAACAGCTAGGCGATGTGGATAACGATGCGACTGTCGAAATATTAACAAAGATGGCGGTGATGCTTGGGAAAATGGGAGCTGATTTTGTAGCTCCTTCAGACATGATGGATGGAAGGGTCGGTCAAATAAGAAAGGCTCTCGATTCCGAAGGATTAACGAAAACAGGCATTCTTGCTTATTCAGCTAAATTTGCTTCAGCCTTTTATGGACCATTTAGAGAAGCGGTTGGTTCTGCAAGAAAAAGGGGATATTATCTTGATAAAATGACCTACCAACTTAATCCTTCCAATAGGAGAGAAGCATGTTTAGAAGCACTGCTCGATGAAAAAGAAGGTGCCGATATTCTCATGGTTAAGCCTGCTGGCCCCTATCTTGATATTATATACCAAATTAGACAAAATACCCTTCTGCCCGTAGCGGCCTATCAGGTATCGGGAGAGTATTCGGCAATTGTGGCTGCGGGCTTAAACGGTTGGCTAGATCCTAAAAAAGCTGCTATTGAATCGTTAGTAGCTATAAAACGGGCGGGGGCCGATATCATATTAACATATTTCGCTCAATCATTGGCAAAAGATCCTTCATTTAATCTTTAATTTGGAATGTATGGAAAATTTTGGTCGATTTGTAAACAAAGAGATAGCATTGGAAGCTTTTCAGGATTTTTCGGAGTTTGCTAGAACTCAATTCAAAGCTCATCCAGAATGGGAAGAGTGGCTGAAAAGTCCTGAAATTTCTGATCCTACCCATTACCGTGGTCTTGGTAGACTTAAAATCGATTGGGAAGAACTAGCAAATGGTTCTTTAAACTTACAAAATCGTATAGAGGCTTTAAAAAAGCTGAAACAAAGGGAAATTCTCCGAATCGGTTTTTTCGATTTTGCTCTTGTATGGAGTCTGGAAAAGGTACTAAAGGCTCTCTCTTTGCTTGCTGATTTTTCCATAGAGATCATTTTGGATCTGGCAAAAGCGCAATTGGGATTTCCAGCCTTGCCTTTTGCTATTTTATCCATGGGAAAGTTGGGTGGAAAGGAGCTCAACTACAGTTCAGATATTGATCTCTTATTTCTTCATAATGGGTCGAACGGTCATCATGATATGGCTAATCGACTGGGGAAAAAAATCGTTCAGCTCTTCTCAATGGCTTATGGCGGTTTCTATAGAATAGATCTCCGACTAAGGCCTGATGGGAATAGTGGGATACTTGTTCCATCGATCAAATATTGTGAATACTATTATTCGGCTTTGGGTGAGAGTTGGGAAAGAATGGCTTTGATTAAAGCAAGAAAATCGGCTGGAGACAGTGCTTTGGCTTATGAATTTGAAATTCTTCGCTCCCTATTTTCTTTTCCAAGGCATATCACTGAGGAAATGTTTGAAGAGGTTTTTGAAATAAAGTCGAGGATAGAAAAAGAACTTTTGGATGAATCTACCAAAAAAAGAAATATCAAACTTGGAGAAGGTGGAATACGAGAAATAGAGTTTATTGCCCAGTCCTTTCAAGTGGTATATGGAGCACGTTATCCCATTCTCCAGAGTAGGTCCACCCTCGAAACTCTGGAAGCCTTGACTGAATGCCAATTAGTTCCAAGAAAGGAAATGGAAGCACTTAAATTAGCCTATTATTTTTTTAGACAAGTGGAAAACAGACTGCAAATGGTGGCGGATCTTCAGACACACTTGATTCCTGAAAATACTGATCAAAAAAGAGCTATTGCCTCCTCTTTGGGTCTAGAGCTTGAGCTCTTTGAAGAAAAACTAGAAACATATCGAATGACTGTTCGAAGGTTGTTTTCATCGGTTTTCCCACTTTCAAAGGAAAAAGGAGAATCTATCTTTCATTTTGAAATCTTTCCTGATCCTCAAAAAGCCTATAAAGACATTCAATCTTTATTGGACAGTGATCCGATCAAGCCTTCTGCGCGTGCTTCGAAATCTTTAAAAAGGCTCTATCCAATCCTAGAAGAGACATTGAAAAAAACCGTAGATCCAAATCTTTGTTTAAGCCGATTTGTGCAGTT
Encoded proteins:
- a CDS encoding [protein-PII] uridylyltransferase family protein is translated as MENFGRFVNKEIALEAFQDFSEFARTQFKAHPEWEEWLKSPEISDPTHYRGLGRLKIDWEELANGSLNLQNRIEALKKLKQREILRIGFFDFALVWSLEKVLKALSLLADFSIEIILDLAKAQLGFPALPFAILSMGKLGGKELNYSSDIDLLFLHNGSNGHHDMANRLGKKIVQLFSMAYGGFYRIDLRLRPDGNSGILVPSIKYCEYYYSALGESWERMALIKARKSAGDSALAYEFEILRSLFSFPRHITEEMFEEVFEIKSRIEKELLDESTKKRNIKLGEGGIREIEFIAQSFQVVYGARYPILQSRSTLETLEALTECQLVPRKEMEALKLAYYFFRQVENRLQMVADLQTHLIPENTDQKRAIASSLGLELELFEEKLETYRMTVRRLFSSVFPLSKEKGESIFHFEIFPDPQKAYKDIQSLLDSDPIKPSARASKSLKRLYPILEETLKKTVDPNLCLSRFVQFAEKYGTKAMLFESFASSPKALELLLRLFDSSSFFTEILLSQPDLFEEICRSDGLYTKKTVEDFFNELTWIKKDHRTKYRLYRKGELFRIFLRDILGIASLVDIEEEYTALAEAILKHACNLCHAQSNAIIGVGRFGGRELGYGSDLDCLFIGNNLNGALELNRFVSEMLPSGILYNFDFRLRPHGEGPIVLEEEMYEHYYRSVAMFWEIQALHRARFVCGNEEHGRRFIRFVDDLWVDWSRRIPWKEFFELREKIQKERDSSVPIECRIKTAPGGLMDIELGFQIWLMGKQIREPSMWKAFLLLEKEDAHTARLAREGYVFLRRIESVMRRERNSPITVLPLDEIAKEKLARMLGFDSKTNFMEAYFRTLESNRLVFEKLTSQKLP
- the hemB gene encoding porphobilinogen synthase, whose product is MKEKQLDLSRRPRRYRASRQIRSLLTETQLTISDLICPLFIQEKKGKEEIGSMPGIFRYSLENLLEVCSELREKGINAVALFPCVPKEKKDDSGSLALDPEGLIPKAVSAIKKNIPELLVITDVALDPYTTHGHDGLWNEQLGDVDNDATVEILTKMAVMLGKMGADFVAPSDMMDGRVGQIRKALDSEGLTKTGILAYSAKFASAFYGPFREAVGSARKRGYYLDKMTYQLNPSNRREACLEALLDEKEGADILMVKPAGPYLDIIYQIRQNTLLPVAAYQVSGEYSAIVAAGLNGWLDPKKAAIESLVAIKRAGADIILTYFAQSLAKDPSFNL